Proteins encoded by one window of Dialister pneumosintes:
- a CDS encoding TlpA family protein disulfide reductase yields the protein MNYKKIGVSVLGLAIATTLLTGCCNQCGQHTMEAGVTPVAASGQIMEDFTLQDIDGKVHHLSDYKGKKVYIKFWASWCSICVKTLAETDRLAADMDKDFVVLSVVAPNVGGEMSKDKFIEWFKGQGYTSLPVLLDEGGKVTKQYGIYAYPTGVLIDTEGKVQSIIPGHLPKEALQKEMAKLS from the coding sequence ATGAATTATAAAAAAATAGGAGTAAGTGTTCTCGGTTTAGCAATAGCAACGACTTTATTGACCGGTTGTTGCAACCAGTGTGGACAACATACGATGGAAGCAGGCGTAACTCCGGTAGCTGCCAGCGGACAGATTATGGAAGATTTTACCTTACAAGATATAGATGGAAAGGTACATCATTTATCTGATTATAAAGGTAAAAAAGTATATATTAAGTTTTGGGCATCTTGGTGTTCTATTTGTGTAAAGACGTTAGCAGAAACAGATAGACTGGCTGCAGATATGGATAAAGATTTTGTCGTATTATCTGTTGTTGCACCGAATGTAGGTGGTGAAATGTCCAAAGATAAATTTATTGAATGGTTTAAAGGACAAGGTTATACCAGTTTACCGGTGCTTCTTGATGAAGGCGGAAAAGTAACTAAGCAATATGGTATCTATGCTTACCCGACGGGGGTATTGATTGATACGGAAGGGAAAGTCCAATCAATTATTCCGGGGCATTTACCTAAGGAAGCACTTCAAAAAGAAATGGCAAAATTATCTTAA
- a CDS encoding carbon starvation protein A, translating into MITFIAALAILIVGFFTYGKLVDKLFGPTDNPTPATIHNDGVDYIPLPTWKVFFIQLLNIAGLGPIFGALGGALWGPCVYFWIVFGTIFAGGVHDYLSGMMSVREDGHSVSEIVGHHMGSTMLMIMRVFSVVLLILVGTVFMTGPAMLLAKLTAFPILPWLLAVLFYYFLATMLPVDKIIARFYPLFGACLLIMAIGIAGGMLTGVGGHVMPEMALANLYPGQTQLPIWPLMFITVACGAISGFHATQSPIMSRCLKDERLGRPVFYGAMVAEGIICLIWAAAGITFFDGTEGLQAALKAGGPGGAVYEICTGFMGQGIGAMLAMLGVIACPITSGDTAFRSARLTLADWFHVDQVATKKRLLFAIPLLAIGGVLSQMDFNVVWRYFSWTNQVLAMIVLWTSAVYLYQKCKAKKAWLVACIPATFMSVVTSTYILQAKEGFQLPTTITYPVGFVFGICCLFLFLRATVLKKA; encoded by the coding sequence GTGATTACCTTTATTGCAGCATTGGCAATTTTAATTGTCGGTTTTTTCACGTATGGTAAGTTGGTAGATAAACTTTTTGGACCTACCGATAATCCTACACCGGCAACAATTCATAATGATGGAGTAGATTATATCCCTCTTCCGACTTGGAAAGTTTTCTTTATTCAATTATTGAATATCGCAGGTTTAGGTCCTATTTTCGGTGCTTTAGGTGGTGCTCTTTGGGGGCCTTGTGTTTACTTTTGGATTGTTTTCGGTACCATTTTTGCCGGCGGTGTACATGATTATCTTTCCGGAATGATGTCTGTACGTGAAGACGGACACAGCGTTTCTGAAATTGTAGGTCATCATATGGGTTCAACCATGCTCATGATTATGCGTGTATTCTCCGTTGTGCTTTTAATTTTAGTAGGTACGGTATTCATGACAGGCCCGGCTATGCTTTTAGCAAAACTTACAGCATTCCCGATTCTTCCTTGGTTGTTAGCGGTATTATTCTATTATTTTTTAGCAACTATGCTCCCTGTTGATAAAATTATTGCTCGTTTTTATCCGCTTTTCGGTGCCTGCTTACTTATTATGGCAATCGGAATTGCAGGCGGTATGTTAACGGGTGTCGGTGGACATGTCATGCCTGAAATGGCGCTTGCTAATCTCTATCCGGGACAAACACAACTTCCGATTTGGCCTTTAATGTTTATTACAGTAGCTTGTGGTGCGATTTCCGGATTCCATGCAACGCAATCTCCGATTATGTCTCGATGTTTAAAGGATGAACGTTTAGGGCGCCCCGTATTCTACGGTGCGATGGTGGCAGAAGGTATTATTTGCCTTATCTGGGCAGCTGCCGGCATTACATTCTTTGACGGTACAGAAGGACTCCAAGCAGCTCTTAAAGCGGGCGGTCCCGGTGGTGCTGTCTATGAAATTTGTACCGGTTTCATGGGACAGGGAATAGGTGCTATGTTAGCAATGCTCGGTGTTATCGCTTGCCCGATTACATCCGGTGATACTGCATTCCGTTCGGCACGTTTAACACTTGCAGACTGGTTCCATGTTGACCAGGTTGCTACTAAGAAACGTTTATTGTTTGCAATACCGCTTCTTGCAATCGGCGGTGTTCTTTCTCAGATGGATTTCAATGTCGTATGGCGTTACTTCTCTTGGACAAACCAAGTACTGGCGATGATCGTTCTTTGGACCAGTGCCGTATACCTTTATCAAAAATGCAAAGCAAAAAAAGCATGGCTCGTAGCATGTATTCCGGCAACTTTTATGTCCGTAGTAACTTCCACCTATATTTTACAAGCAAAAGAAGGATTCCAACTTCCTACAACCATTACCTACCCTGTAGGATTTGTGTTCGGTATTTGCTGTTTATTCCTTTTCTTAAGAGCAACCGTATTAAAAAAAGCATAA
- a CDS encoding alanine/glycine:cation symporter family protein: MLLEILNQIDSMVWGPWLLILLLGTGILFTLRLGFIQIAKLPLALRLIFSARNRGDGDIDSFKALCTALAATVGTGNIVGVATAIKAGGPGALFWMWMAAFFGMATKYAEGCLAVRYREVDSNGEISGGPMYYIEKGLGEKWKPLAILFAVFGVLTACLGSGTYTQANAIMSSLEVSFGIAPLMTDVVLTILVGIIILGGLQSIAKAAEKIVPAMAVVYIVAVISLLIINREQLPMAIELVFVNAFTPTAAMGGFLGASVMKGIQSGIARGIFSNESGLGSAPIVAAAAKTKWPAEQGLISMTGTFIDTIIICTMTGLAVISSGLWTTELNGAVLTNGAFSQAFPLFGDYLITIALVLFAFTTILGWSYYGERCAVYLFGTKVIKPYRLVFIAIIATAAFLKLEEIWALADIVNGLMAFPNLVALLLLSGTVVSESKRYMNYLKERSRRLSSYKNINNKI; the protein is encoded by the coding sequence ATGTTATTAGAAATATTAAATCAAATTGATAGCATGGTCTGGGGGCCATGGTTACTTATCTTACTTCTTGGGACGGGGATACTTTTTACCCTCCGTTTAGGATTTATTCAAATTGCTAAATTACCGCTTGCGCTGCGTCTTATTTTTTCTGCTCGCAATCGTGGAGATGGAGATATTGACAGTTTTAAAGCACTTTGCACGGCACTTGCAGCAACCGTAGGTACCGGTAACATTGTCGGAGTGGCTACGGCTATTAAAGCCGGTGGTCCGGGTGCTTTATTTTGGATGTGGATGGCGGCTTTCTTCGGAATGGCTACTAAGTATGCAGAAGGTTGTTTAGCCGTTCGTTATCGTGAAGTCGACTCTAATGGAGAAATTTCCGGTGGACCTATGTATTATATCGAAAAGGGACTTGGAGAGAAGTGGAAACCTTTAGCAATTCTCTTTGCCGTATTCGGTGTGCTTACCGCTTGTTTAGGAAGTGGTACGTATACGCAAGCTAATGCCATTATGTCCAGCTTGGAAGTCAGCTTCGGAATAGCTCCGCTTATGACAGATGTTGTTTTAACTATATTAGTCGGGATTATCATTTTAGGTGGGTTGCAGTCCATTGCTAAGGCGGCAGAAAAAATCGTTCCGGCAATGGCGGTCGTTTATATCGTGGCAGTTATCAGTTTATTAATTATTAATAGAGAGCAGCTACCTATGGCGATAGAACTGGTATTTGTGAATGCTTTTACTCCTACGGCAGCGATGGGAGGTTTCTTAGGTGCCAGTGTTATGAAAGGTATTCAGAGCGGTATCGCACGTGGTATTTTCTCTAATGAATCAGGTCTTGGATCCGCTCCTATTGTAGCGGCAGCGGCAAAGACTAAATGGCCGGCAGAACAAGGTCTTATTTCTATGACGGGAACTTTTATTGATACGATTATTATTTGTACGATGACCGGACTTGCTGTTATTTCTTCCGGATTATGGACAACAGAGCTTAATGGTGCAGTGCTTACGAATGGAGCTTTTTCACAAGCATTTCCCCTATTCGGAGACTATTTAATTACGATTGCATTGGTTCTATTTGCTTTTACCACCATTTTAGGTTGGAGCTACTATGGTGAACGTTGTGCCGTATATCTTTTCGGTACCAAAGTTATTAAACCTTACCGTTTAGTATTTATTGCTATTATTGCTACCGCTGCTTTCTTAAAATTGGAAGAAATTTGGGCATTGGCAGATATTGTAAACGGTCTTATGGCATTTCCGAACTTAGTAGCACTTCTTTTATTATCAGGTACGGTAGTATCAGAAAGTAAACGTTATATGAACTACTTGAAAGAAAGAAGTAGAAGACTTTCCAGTTATAAAAACATCAACAATAAAATTTAA
- a CDS encoding YadA C-terminal domain-containing protein, which produces MNKKYIKKSAFLAMAISAVLMGSTTNVYADSTEDRLSKVEALVETKAAQGAVDSLEQRKANKTDLENLKNKVEQKAEKCEVDALKEKVEKKADKSYVDDELKKKADKSQVDALEQKVEKKADKTYVDTELKKKADKSYVDDELKKKADKSQVNALEQKVEKKADKTYVDTELKKKADKSYVDDELKKKADKSQVNALEQKVEKKADKTYVDTELKKKANKSYVDDELKKKSDKSDLEKETKERKEADAQLASNVNELQGEIKSVASMSAALAALKPLNYNPNAPLQIMTGYGHYRGKSATALGIAYYKNENNLFHMGVSYAGNKNVAANAGVIWSIGSGVSRSMHTDAVTNAELMALQNKVHQFEERDRMQQEMIESMQKQIAELTEMMMMNK; this is translated from the coding sequence ATGAATAAAAAATATATAAAAAAATCTGCATTTTTAGCAATGGCAATCAGTGCAGTTTTAATGGGTTCTACAACCAACGTTTATGCAGATAGCACAGAAGATCGTTTATCTAAAGTAGAAGCACTTGTAGAAACTAAAGCAGCACAAGGAGCTGTTGACAGCTTAGAACAAAGAAAAGCCAATAAAACTGATTTGGAAAACCTCAAAAATAAAGTAGAACAAAAAGCTGAAAAATGTGAGGTAGATGCTCTCAAAGAAAAGGTAGAAAAGAAGGCTGACAAGTCTTATGTTGATGACGAATTAAAGAAGAAAGCAGATAAGTCTCAGGTAGATGCTCTCGAACAAAAGGTAGAGAAAAAAGCTGACAAGACTTATGTTGATACTGAACTGAAAAAGAAAGCAGATAAGTCTTACGTTGATGACGAATTAAAGAAGAAAGCGGATAAGTCTCAGGTAAATGCTCTCGAACAAAAGGTAGAGAAAAAAGCTGACAAGACTTATGTTGATACTGAACTGAAAAAGAAAGCAGATAAGTCTTACGTTGATGACGAATTAAAGAAGAAAGCGGATAAGTCTCAGGTAAATGCTCTCGAACAAAAGGTAGAGAAAAAAGCTGACAAGACTTATGTTGATACTGAACTGAAAAAGAAAGCAAATAAGTCTTACGTTGATGACGAATTAAAGAAGAAATCGGATAAATCCGACTTAGAAAAAGAAACTAAAGAACGAAAAGAAGCCGATGCACAACTTGCAAGTAATGTAAATGAATTACAAGGCGAAATCAAATCTGTAGCTTCTATGTCTGCCGCTTTAGCCGCATTGAAACCATTAAACTATAATCCAAATGCACCACTTCAGATTATGACAGGTTATGGACATTATAGAGGCAAGTCTGCTACCGCTTTAGGGATTGCTTACTACAAGAATGAAAATAACTTATTCCATATGGGTGTATCTTATGCAGGAAACAAGAATGTGGCTGCTAATGCAGGTGTAATATGGAGTATCGGTTCCGGCGTATCTCGCTCTATGCATACTGACGCAGTAACCAATGCAGAATTAATGGCTCTTCAAAATAAAGTACATCAGTTTGAAGAAAGAGACCGGATGCAGCAGGAAATGATTGAGTCCATGCAGAAACAAATTGCAGAATTAACTGAAATGATGATGATGAATAAGTAA
- a CDS encoding GIY-YIG nuclease family protein, with translation MSNGKNFNLFLMDGDVTGRIKCTLSNWTGLAYKIPRSHLDKCKERQDLKQSGVYFLFGRNDNNEEVVYVGQAGIRKNGEGVLFRVTEHLKDKEYFSDAVILTTQNNSFGPTEISYLENKFTNLAREIERFKVRNENEPNAGNVTEEKESELEDFVVYSKMVLGVLGYKIFVPLIKTEKDNNIVENTAETLLYLHSKSKKSNRTIKATCKRTNEGFVVLKGSMIEEIDYFSIPTTLKEKRANCKKRKDIVDGKLYKNMLFDSPSYASMFVLGRSSNGRTDWKTKDGMTLSALEEKEI, from the coding sequence ATGAGTAATGGAAAAAATTTTAATCTCTTTTTAATGGATGGAGATGTTACCGGAAGAATTAAGTGTACGTTGTCTAATTGGACAGGACTTGCTTATAAGATACCTCGCTCACATTTAGATAAATGTAAAGAAAGACAAGATTTAAAACAAAGTGGAGTTTATTTTCTATTTGGAAGAAATGATAATAATGAAGAGGTTGTATATGTAGGACAAGCAGGTATTCGCAAAAATGGAGAGGGTGTTCTTTTTAGAGTGACAGAGCATTTAAAAGATAAAGAATATTTTAGTGATGCAGTTATTCTAACTACTCAAAATAATTCATTTGGTCCAACAGAAATTAGTTATCTTGAAAATAAATTTACTAATTTAGCACGAGAAATAGAGCGTTTTAAAGTGAGAAATGAAAATGAACCGAATGCAGGAAATGTTACAGAGGAAAAAGAATCTGAATTAGAAGATTTTGTTGTTTATTCTAAAATGGTATTAGGTGTTTTAGGATATAAAATATTTGTACCTTTGATAAAAACAGAAAAAGATAATAATATAGTAGAAAATACAGCAGAAACTTTACTTTATTTACATAGTAAAAGTAAGAAATCAAATAGGACTATTAAAGCTACTTGTAAACGTACAAATGAAGGGTTCGTTGTACTTAAAGGAAGTATGATTGAAGAAATAGATTATTTTTCTATACCTACAACTCTTAAAGAGAAAAGGGCTAATTGTAAAAAAAGAAAAGATATTGTAGATGGAAAGTTATATAAAAATATGCTTTTTGATAGTCCTTCTTATGCGTCTATGTTTGTTTTAGGGCGGAGTTCTAATGGACGAACGGATTGGAAAACGAAGGATGGGATGACTCTTAGTGCATTAGAGGAGAAAGAAATATAA
- a CDS encoding endonuclease/exonuclease/phosphatase family protein, translating into MKIVSWNCNGAFRKKYSILFEKIPADIYVIQECENPEKISNNKDKEFLTSFNYRWIGENKNKGLAVFSKISIDFEEQNSYYLRYFIPFKVNTKRCYAIWAMNPYIEEMVVYFSIYKHLLNEKSIIIGDFNSNVIWDTKHNIRNHTTFNTMLKKVNLESAFHVLNKIAYGKENTPTLYMYRNLEKGYYIDYAYSSPKYMKTFIIGSPDEWLTYSDHMPILFETISR; encoded by the coding sequence ATGAAAATAGTAAGTTGGAATTGTAATGGTGCTTTTCGTAAAAAGTATTCTATTTTGTTTGAAAAAATACCTGCCGATATTTATGTTATTCAAGAATGTGAAAATCCGGAGAAGATTTCAAATAATAAAGATAAAGAATTTTTGACAAGTTTTAATTATCGTTGGATTGGAGAAAATAAAAATAAAGGATTAGCCGTATTTTCAAAAATATCCATTGATTTTGAAGAACAAAATAGTTACTATTTACGATATTTTATTCCTTTTAAAGTAAATACAAAGAGATGTTATGCGATTTGGGCGATGAACCCTTATATAGAAGAAATGGTGGTTTATTTTTCCATATATAAGCATTTATTAAATGAAAAATCTATTATTATTGGAGATTTTAATAGTAATGTTATATGGGATACAAAGCATAATATTCGAAATCATACAACATTCAATACTATGTTAAAAAAAGTAAATTTGGAGTCTGCCTTTCATGTATTAAATAAAATTGCATATGGTAAAGAAAATACTCCTACTCTCTATATGTATAGAAATTTAGAAAAAGGTTATTATATCGATTATGCATATAGCAGCCCAAAGTATATGAAAACTTTTATAATAGGTTCACCTGATGAGTGGCTCACTTATAGTGATCATATGCCTATTTTATTTGAAACTATTAGTAGATAG
- the ccdA2 gene encoding thiol-disulfide oxidoreductase-associated membrane protein CcdA2: MQGDWNILLIGSVFLAGIFSFFSPCVFPLLPVYMGELLGNFGQESTANTPKKSYLEPFIKTLAFVSGISMVFFMLGFGAGALGHILYHPYVAYVMGFFAILLGLHQMEVINFSMLQRQKSVNFNKKRVGGILGAFLLGLTFSFGWTPCIGPVLGSLLAVVISGGSSAWYGGFLMVIYSAGLSIPFLLLAVTSSWVMERAGFIKRHLILLKKIGGLLIVFMGILLWLGQFNVLSGIFL; the protein is encoded by the coding sequence ATGCAAGGCGATTGGAATATTTTACTTATAGGATCTGTATTCTTGGCAGGGATATTTTCATTTTTTTCACCCTGCGTATTTCCCCTACTCCCCGTTTATATGGGAGAATTATTAGGTAATTTTGGTCAAGAATCGACAGCGAATACTCCTAAGAAAAGTTATCTGGAACCGTTTATTAAAACTTTAGCTTTTGTTTCCGGTATCTCGATGGTGTTTTTTATGTTGGGATTCGGTGCAGGTGCTTTAGGACATATTTTATATCATCCGTATGTAGCGTATGTGATGGGATTCTTTGCTATCCTTTTAGGACTTCATCAAATGGAAGTCATTAATTTTTCTATGCTCCAAAGGCAAAAGTCTGTTAATTTTAATAAAAAGCGTGTAGGAGGAATCTTAGGTGCTTTTTTATTAGGGCTGACATTTAGTTTTGGATGGACACCCTGTATCGGTCCGGTGCTCGGATCTTTATTGGCTGTCGTTATCTCCGGTGGTAGCAGTGCTTGGTATGGCGGTTTTCTTATGGTTATATACTCCGCCGGGCTTTCCATACCTTTTCTTTTGTTAGCGGTGACATCTTCCTGGGTTATGGAGCGTGCCGGCTTTATTAAAAGACATTTAATATTGCTAAAAAAAATAGGTGGATTGCTGATTGTATTCATGGGCATCTTGTTATGGCTTGGACAATTTAATGTATTATCAGGTATATTCTTATAA